A single Klebsiella variicola DNA region contains:
- the lpdA gene encoding dihydrolipoyl dehydrogenase: MSTEIKTQVVVLGAGPAGYSAAFRCADLGLETVIVERYSTLGGVCLNVGCIPSKALLHVAKVIEEAKALAEHGIVFGEPKTDIDKIRTWKEKVITQLTGGLAGMAKGRKVKVVNGLGKFTGANTLEVEGENGKTVINFDNAIIAAGSRPIQLPFIPHEDPRVWDSTDALELKSVPKRMLVMGGGIIGLEMGTVYHALGSEIDVVEMFDQVIPAADKDVVKVFTKRISKKFNLMLETKVTAVEAKEDGIYVSMEGKKAPAEAQRYDAVLVAIGRVPNGKNLDAGKAGVEVDDRGFIRVDKQMRTNVPHIFAIGDIVGQPMLAHKGVHEGHVAAEVISGLKHYFDPKVIPSIAYTEPEVAWVGLTEKEAKEKGISYETATFPWAASGRAIASDCADGMTKLIFDKETHRVIGGAIVGTNGGELLGEIGLAIEMGCDAEDIALTIHAHPTLHESVGLAAEVFEGSITDLPNAKAKKK, translated from the coding sequence ATGAGTACTGAAATCAAAACTCAGGTCGTGGTACTTGGGGCAGGCCCCGCAGGTTACTCTGCAGCCTTCCGTTGCGCTGATTTAGGTCTGGAAACCGTCATCGTAGAACGTTACAGCACCCTCGGTGGCGTTTGCCTGAACGTGGGTTGTATCCCGTCTAAAGCGCTGCTGCACGTGGCAAAAGTTATCGAAGAAGCGAAAGCGCTGGCCGAACACGGCATCGTTTTCGGCGAACCGAAAACCGACATTGACAAGATCCGCACCTGGAAAGAAAAAGTTATCACTCAGCTGACCGGCGGCCTGGCTGGCATGGCTAAAGGCCGTAAAGTGAAAGTGGTTAACGGTCTGGGTAAATTTACCGGCGCCAACACCCTGGAAGTGGAAGGCGAAAACGGTAAAACCGTGATCAACTTCGACAACGCCATCATCGCGGCGGGCTCCCGTCCGATTCAGCTGCCGTTTATCCCGCATGAAGATCCGCGCGTATGGGACTCCACCGACGCCCTGGAACTGAAATCCGTACCGAAACGTATGCTGGTCATGGGTGGCGGTATCATCGGTCTGGAAATGGGTACCGTATACCATGCGCTGGGTTCAGAGATTGACGTGGTTGAAATGTTCGACCAGGTTATCCCGGCTGCCGATAAAGACGTGGTGAAAGTCTTCACTAAACGCATCAGCAAGAAATTCAACCTGATGCTGGAAACCAAAGTGACTGCCGTTGAAGCGAAAGAAGACGGTATTTACGTTTCCATGGAAGGCAAAAAAGCGCCGGCTGAAGCGCAGCGTTACGACGCCGTGCTGGTCGCTATCGGTCGCGTACCGAACGGCAAAAACCTCGACGCAGGTAAAGCGGGCGTGGAAGTGGACGATCGTGGCTTCATCCGCGTTGACAAACAAATGCGCACCAACGTGCCGCACATCTTTGCTATCGGCGATATCGTCGGTCAGCCGATGCTGGCGCACAAAGGCGTACACGAAGGTCACGTTGCCGCAGAAGTTATCTCCGGCCTGAAACACTACTTCGATCCGAAAGTGATCCCGTCCATCGCCTACACTGAGCCAGAAGTGGCATGGGTTGGTCTGACTGAGAAAGAAGCGAAAGAGAAAGGCATCAGCTACGAAACCGCCACCTTCCCGTGGGCTGCTTCCGGCCGTGCTATCGCTTCCGACTGCGCAGACGGTATGACCAAACTGATCTTCGACAAAGAGACCCACCGTGTTATCGGCGGCGCGATTGTCGGCACCAACGGCGGCGAGCTGCTGGGTGAGATCGGCCTGGCTATCGAAATGGGCTGCGACGCTGAAGACATCGCGCTGACCATCCATGCTCACCCGACTCTGCACGAGTCTGTTGGCCTGGCGGCAGAAGTCTTCGAAGGCAGCATCACCGATCTGCCAAACGCCAAAGCGAAGAAAAAGTAA
- the pdhR gene encoding pyruvate dehydrogenase complex transcriptional repressor PdhR, with protein MAYSKIRQPKLSDVIEQQLEFLILEGTLRPGEKLPPERELAKQFDVSRPSLREAIQRLEAKGLLLRRQGGGTFVQSRLWQSFSDPLVELLSDHPESQFDLLETRHALEGIAAYYAALRSNDEDRDRIRELHQAIERAQQSGDLDAESGAVVQYQIAVTEAAHNVVLLHLLRCMEPMLAQNVRQNFELLYARREMLPLVSNHRTRIFEAIMAGEPEQAREASHRHLAFIEEILLDRSREQSRRERSLRRLQQRKDENSGS; from the coding sequence ATGGCCTACAGCAAAATCCGCCAACCAAAATTATCCGATGTGATAGAGCAGCAGCTGGAGTTTCTGATCCTTGAGGGGACCTTGCGCCCCGGTGAAAAACTTCCGCCCGAACGCGAACTGGCTAAGCAGTTCGACGTTTCCCGCCCCTCGCTGCGTGAGGCGATTCAACGCCTCGAAGCCAAGGGCTTGTTGCTTCGTCGTCAGGGAGGTGGAACGTTTGTTCAGAGCCGCCTGTGGCAGAGCTTCAGCGATCCGCTGGTCGAGCTGCTGTCCGATCACCCTGAATCCCAATTCGATCTGCTTGAGACCCGTCACGCGCTGGAAGGCATCGCGGCTTATTACGCGGCGCTGCGCAGCAATGATGAAGATCGCGATCGTATCCGCGAGCTGCATCAGGCCATTGAACGGGCGCAGCAGTCGGGCGATCTGGACGCTGAGTCCGGCGCCGTCGTCCAGTATCAAATCGCCGTCACCGAGGCGGCACACAATGTGGTTTTGCTCCATCTGCTAAGGTGTATGGAGCCGATGCTGGCACAAAACGTTCGTCAGAACTTTGAATTGCTGTATGCCCGCCGGGAAATGCTCCCGTTGGTCAGCAACCATCGTACTCGCATTTTCGAGGCGATAATGGCCGGGGAGCCGGAGCAGGCGCGTGAGGCGTCGCACCGTCACCTGGCGTTCATTGAGGAAATTTTGCTGGACCGTAGCCGTGAGCAGAGTCGTAGAGAGCGCTCACTGCGTCGTTTACAGCAACGAAAGGACGAGAACTCCGGTTCTTAA
- a CDS encoding family 43 glycosylhydrolase — translation MNNWPNPFIEQRADPFILRHLNHYYFIASVPEYDRLEIRRAATLEGLRDAEPVVVWRAPQSGPMSQLIWAPELHEIDGKWYIYFAATHTHDLDALGMFQHRMFVLECADNDPLTGRWQEKGQVVTPFDTFALDATTFIHQGKRWYLWAQKSPHIEGNSNLYLAEMANPWTLKGEPVMLSKPEFDWECRGFKVNEGPAVLVHGDKLFISYSASATDENYCMGLLWIDRQADPLQPTNWHKAPQPVFRTSYENRQYGPGHNSFTQTPAGEDVLVYHARNYTEIEGDPLYDPNRHTRLKLVSWREDGMPDFGIPPADTL, via the coding sequence ATGAACAACTGGCCAAACCCCTTTATTGAACAGCGCGCAGACCCCTTTATTCTGCGCCACCTTAATCACTACTACTTTATTGCCTCGGTACCGGAATATGACCGGCTGGAGATCCGGCGCGCGGCCACCCTTGAAGGATTGCGCGATGCTGAGCCGGTAGTGGTCTGGCGCGCGCCGCAAAGCGGGCCGATGAGCCAGCTGATTTGGGCGCCGGAGCTGCATGAAATAGACGGTAAGTGGTATATCTATTTTGCCGCCACCCATACTCACGATCTGGATGCGCTGGGGATGTTCCAGCATCGCATGTTCGTTCTCGAGTGCGCCGACAACGATCCGCTGACCGGTCGCTGGCAGGAAAAAGGCCAGGTGGTCACGCCTTTCGATACCTTCGCCCTCGATGCCACTACTTTTATCCATCAGGGCAAACGCTGGTATCTGTGGGCGCAAAAATCCCCGCATATCGAAGGCAACTCAAACTTATATCTTGCTGAAATGGCCAACCCGTGGACGCTAAAAGGCGAGCCGGTCATGCTGAGCAAGCCGGAGTTCGACTGGGAGTGCCGGGGATTTAAGGTCAACGAAGGTCCTGCGGTGCTGGTGCATGGCGATAAGCTGTTCATCAGCTATTCCGCCAGCGCCACCGATGAAAACTACTGCATGGGGTTGTTATGGATCGACCGGCAGGCCGATCCGCTGCAGCCGACGAACTGGCATAAAGCCCCGCAGCCGGTCTTTCGTACCAGCTATGAAAACCGCCAGTATGGCCCGGGCCATAATAGTTTTACCCAAACGCCGGCAGGGGAAGATGTGCTGGTGTATCACGCGCGGAATTACACCGAGATAGAAGGCGATCCACTGTATGACCCCAATCGCCATACGCGGTTAAAACTCGTCAGCTGGAGGGAGGACGGGATGCCCGACTTCGGCATCCCGCCGGCGGATACGCTGTAG
- the aroP gene encoding aromatic amino acid transporter AroP — MEGQQHGDRLKRGLKNRHIQLIALGGAIGTGLFLGSASVIQSAGPGIILGYAIAGFIAFLIMRQLGEMVVEEPVAGSFSHFAYKYWGGFAGFASGWNYWVLYVLVAMAELTAVGKYIQFWWPEIPTWASAAVFFIAINAINLTNVKVFGEMEFWFAIIKVVAVVAMILFGGWLLFSGNGGPQATVRNLWDQGGFLPHGFTGLVMMMAIIMFSFGGLELVGITAAEADNPEQSIPKATNQVIYRILIFYVGSLAVLLSLLPWTRVTADTSPFVLIFHELGDTLVANALNVVVLTAALSVYNSCVYCNSRMLFGLAQQGNAPKALLSVDKRGVPVNTILVSALVTALCVLINYLAPESAFGLLMALVVSALVINWAMISLAHMKFRRAKQQQGVTTRFPALFYPLGNWVCLLFMAAVLVIMLMTPGMAISVWLIPVWIAVLGVGYLFKQKAAATIKAQ, encoded by the coding sequence ATGGAAGGTCAACAGCACGGCGATCGGCTGAAGCGCGGCCTGAAAAACCGCCACATTCAGCTTATCGCGCTGGGCGGGGCTATCGGCACCGGCCTGTTTCTGGGAAGCGCGTCCGTCATTCAGTCCGCCGGCCCGGGTATCATTCTTGGTTACGCTATCGCCGGCTTTATCGCCTTTCTGATCATGCGTCAGTTGGGTGAGATGGTGGTGGAAGAGCCGGTAGCAGGTTCGTTTAGCCACTTCGCATATAAATACTGGGGCGGCTTTGCCGGCTTCGCTTCCGGCTGGAACTACTGGGTGCTGTATGTCCTGGTGGCCATGGCGGAACTCACCGCCGTCGGCAAATATATCCAGTTCTGGTGGCCGGAAATCCCGACCTGGGCCTCGGCGGCGGTCTTCTTCATCGCTATCAACGCCATTAACCTGACCAACGTGAAAGTGTTCGGGGAAATGGAGTTCTGGTTCGCGATTATCAAAGTGGTCGCCGTGGTGGCGATGATTCTGTTCGGCGGCTGGCTGCTGTTCAGCGGCAACGGCGGCCCGCAGGCGACGGTACGTAACCTGTGGGATCAGGGTGGCTTCCTGCCGCACGGCTTTACCGGACTGGTAATGATGATGGCGATCATCATGTTCTCCTTCGGCGGTCTGGAGCTGGTGGGGATCACCGCGGCGGAAGCGGATAATCCGGAGCAAAGCATTCCGAAAGCCACCAACCAGGTTATCTACCGTATCCTGATCTTCTATGTTGGCTCGCTGGCGGTGCTGCTCTCCCTGCTGCCGTGGACCCGCGTGACCGCGGACACCAGCCCATTCGTCCTGATTTTCCATGAGCTTGGCGATACGCTGGTGGCAAATGCCCTTAACGTCGTGGTGCTGACGGCGGCTCTGTCGGTTTATAACAGCTGCGTCTACTGCAACAGCCGTATGCTGTTCGGCCTTGCCCAGCAGGGTAACGCGCCGAAAGCGCTGCTCAGCGTCGACAAACGCGGCGTGCCGGTGAATACCATCCTCGTCTCGGCCCTGGTGACCGCGCTGTGCGTACTGATAAACTACCTGGCGCCGGAATCCGCCTTCGGCCTGTTGATGGCGCTGGTGGTCTCGGCCCTGGTTATCAACTGGGCGATGATCAGCCTGGCGCATATGAAATTCCGTCGCGCCAAACAGCAGCAGGGGGTCACCACTCGCTTCCCTGCCCTCTTCTACCCGCTGGGTAACTGGGTGTGCCTGCTGTTTATGGCGGCAGTGCTGGTGATTATGCTGATGACCCCGGGGATGGCGATTTCCGTTTGGCTGATCCCGGTATGGATTGCGGTGCTGGGCGTGGGCTATCTGTTTAAACAGAAAGCCGCCGCCACCATAAAAGCACAATAA
- a CDS encoding glycoside-pentoside-hexuronide (GPH):cation symporter gives MADNRLSIKEKIGYGMGDAGCNIIFGAIMLFVNYFYTDIFGLAPALVGVLLLSVRVIDAVTDPIMGALADRTRSKYGRFRPWLLWIAFPYALFSVLMFTTPEWTYNSKVIYAFVTYFLLSVTYTAINIPYCSLGTVMTADPKERVACQSYRFVMVGIATLLLSLTLLPMADWFGGADKAKGYQMAMTVLAFIGMCMFLFCFATVRERIHPAVQTNDELKKDLKDVWKNDQWVRILLLTLCNVCPGFIRMAATMYYVTWVMGQSTHFATLFISLGVVGMMIGSMLAKVLTDRWCKLQVFFWTNIVLAIFSCAFYFFNPHATTLIMVLYFLLNILHQIPSPLHWSLMSDVDDYGEWKTGKRITGISFSGNLFFLKVGLAVAGAMVGFLLSWYGYDAGAKAQSASALNGIVLLFSVIPGVGYLITAGVVRLLKVDRTLMRQIQSDLEKRRSNYSELNEYQELKTSEHVRKA, from the coding sequence ATGGCAGACAATAGACTATCAATAAAGGAAAAGATTGGTTACGGGATGGGTGATGCCGGATGCAATATCATATTTGGCGCCATCATGCTGTTTGTTAACTATTTTTATACCGATATCTTCGGCCTGGCGCCGGCGCTGGTCGGCGTACTGCTGTTGTCGGTGCGCGTCATCGATGCGGTGACCGATCCGATTATGGGCGCCCTTGCCGACCGTACCCGCAGTAAATATGGCCGCTTTCGTCCATGGCTACTGTGGATTGCCTTCCCCTACGCCCTGTTCAGCGTGCTGATGTTCACTACTCCTGAGTGGACCTATAACAGCAAAGTTATCTATGCGTTCGTGACCTACTTTCTGCTGTCGGTGACCTATACCGCGATTAACATCCCCTACTGCTCGCTGGGAACGGTGATGACCGCTGATCCGAAAGAACGCGTTGCCTGCCAGTCCTATCGTTTTGTGATGGTGGGTATCGCCACGCTGCTGCTGTCATTGACGCTGCTGCCAATGGCCGACTGGTTCGGCGGCGCCGATAAAGCGAAGGGCTACCAGATGGCGATGACCGTGCTGGCCTTTATCGGCATGTGTATGTTCCTGTTCTGCTTCGCTACCGTGCGTGAACGCATACACCCGGCGGTGCAGACGAATGATGAACTGAAAAAAGACCTCAAAGACGTGTGGAAAAATGACCAGTGGGTGCGCATCCTGCTGCTCACGCTGTGCAACGTCTGCCCGGGCTTTATTCGCATGGCCGCCACCATGTATTACGTCACCTGGGTGATGGGACAAAGCACCCATTTTGCCACCCTGTTTATCAGCCTCGGCGTGGTCGGGATGATGATTGGCAGCATGCTGGCGAAAGTCCTCACCGACCGCTGGTGCAAACTGCAGGTTTTCTTCTGGACCAACATCGTGCTGGCGATTTTCTCCTGCGCCTTCTACTTCTTTAATCCGCACGCCACCACGCTGATTATGGTGCTCTACTTCCTGCTCAACATCCTGCATCAGATCCCCTCTCCGCTGCACTGGTCGCTGATGTCCGACGTTGACGACTATGGCGAGTGGAAAACCGGTAAGCGCATCACCGGCATTAGCTTCTCCGGCAATCTGTTCTTCCTCAAGGTCGGCCTGGCGGTCGCCGGAGCAATGGTAGGTTTCCTGCTGTCATGGTACGGCTACGACGCCGGCGCGAAAGCGCAAAGCGCCTCCGCCCTCAACGGCATCGTGCTCCTATTCTCGGTCATCCCCGGCGTCGGCTATCTGATCACCGCCGGCGTGGTGCGCCTGCTGAAGGTTGACCGCACCCTGATGCGCCAGATTCAAAGCGATTTAGAGAAGCGCCGCAGCAACTACAGCGAGCTGAACGAATACCAGGAACTGAAAACCAGTGAACACGTAAGGAAAGCCTGA
- the aceE gene encoding pyruvate dehydrogenase (acetyl-transferring), homodimeric type, whose product MSERLPNDVDPIETRDWLQAIESVIREEGVERAQYLIDQLLSEARKGGVKVAAGASTGGYVNTIAVEDEPEYPGNLDLERRIRSAIRWNAIMTVLRASKKDLELGGHMASFQSSATFYEVCFNHFFRARNEQDGGDLVYFQGHISPGVYARAFLEGRLTEEQMNNFRQEVHGKGLSSYPHPKLMPEFWQFPTVSMGLGPIGAIYQAKFLKYLEHRGLKDTSKQTVYAFLGDGEMDEPESKGAITIATREKLDNLVFVINCNLQRLDGPVTGNGKIINELEGIFAGAGWNVIKVIWGGRWDELLRKDTSGKLIQLMEETVDGDYQTFKSKDGAYVREHFFGKYPETAALVADWTDEQIWALNRGGHDPKKVYAALKKAQETKGKATVILAHTIKGYGMGDTAEGKNIAHQVKKMNMDGVRYVRDRFNVPVADADLEKLPYVTFPEGSEEHTYLHAQRQKLHGYLPSRQPNFSEKLELPTLEDFAPLLEEQNKEISTTIAFVRALNVMLKNKSIKDRLVPIIADEARTFGMEGLFRQIGIYSPNGQQYTPQDREQVAYYKEDEKGQILQEGINELGAGASWLAAATSYSTNNLPMIPFYIYYSMFGFQRIGDLCWQAGDQQARGFLIGGTSGRTTLNGEGLQHEDGHSHIQSLTIPNCISYDPSYAYEVAVIMHDGLERMYGEKQENVYYYITTLNENYHMPAMPEGAEEGIRKGIYKLETIEGSKGKVQLLGSGSILRHVREAAQILAKDYGVGSDVYSVTSFTELARDGQDCERWNMLHPLETPRVPYIAQVMNDAPAVASTDYMKLFAEQVRTYVPADDYRVLGTDGFGRSDSRENLRHHFEVDASYVVVAALGELAKRGEIDKKVVADAIAKFDIDAEKVNPRLA is encoded by the coding sequence ATGTCAGAACGTTTACCAAATGACGTGGATCCGATCGAAACTCGCGACTGGCTACAGGCGATCGAATCGGTCATCCGTGAAGAAGGTGTTGAGCGTGCTCAGTATCTTATTGACCAACTCCTTTCTGAAGCCCGCAAAGGCGGGGTGAAAGTGGCTGCTGGCGCATCGACCGGCGGTTACGTCAACACTATTGCCGTTGAAGATGAACCGGAATACCCGGGTAATCTGGATCTGGAACGTCGTATCCGTTCTGCGATCCGCTGGAACGCGATCATGACCGTTCTGCGCGCATCGAAAAAAGATCTCGAACTGGGTGGCCACATGGCTTCCTTCCAGTCTTCCGCAACCTTCTACGAAGTGTGCTTCAACCACTTCTTCCGCGCACGCAACGAGCAGGATGGCGGCGATCTGGTGTACTTCCAGGGCCACATCTCTCCGGGCGTGTATGCGCGTGCTTTCCTGGAAGGTCGTCTGACTGAAGAGCAGATGAACAATTTCCGTCAGGAAGTTCACGGTAAAGGTCTGTCCTCTTATCCGCACCCGAAACTGATGCCGGAATTCTGGCAGTTCCCGACCGTTTCTATGGGTCTGGGCCCAATCGGGGCAATTTATCAGGCTAAATTCCTGAAATATCTGGAACACCGTGGTCTGAAAGACACCTCCAAACAAACCGTTTATGCTTTCCTGGGCGACGGTGAGATGGACGAGCCGGAATCTAAAGGTGCGATCACCATCGCCACCCGCGAGAAGCTGGACAACCTGGTCTTCGTTATCAACTGTAACCTGCAGCGTCTTGATGGCCCGGTAACGGGTAACGGCAAAATCATCAACGAACTGGAAGGCATCTTCGCGGGTGCAGGCTGGAACGTTATCAAGGTTATCTGGGGCGGTCGTTGGGATGAGCTGCTGCGTAAAGACACCAGCGGTAAGCTGATCCAGCTGATGGAAGAAACCGTTGACGGCGATTACCAGACCTTCAAATCCAAAGACGGCGCATATGTGCGCGAGCACTTCTTCGGTAAATATCCGGAGACCGCGGCGCTGGTTGCCGACTGGACTGACGAGCAGATTTGGGCCCTGAACCGCGGCGGCCACGATCCGAAGAAAGTTTACGCTGCACTGAAAAAAGCGCAGGAAACCAAAGGCAAAGCGACCGTAATCCTCGCCCATACCATTAAAGGTTACGGCATGGGTGACACCGCTGAAGGTAAGAACATCGCCCACCAGGTTAAGAAAATGAACATGGACGGCGTTCGTTACGTCCGCGATCGTTTCAACGTGCCGGTTGCCGATGCCGATCTCGAAAAACTGCCGTACGTCACCTTCCCGGAAGGTTCCGAAGAGCACACCTATCTGCACGCTCAGCGCCAGAAACTGCACGGCTATCTGCCGAGCCGTCAGCCGAACTTCTCTGAGAAGCTGGAGCTGCCGACGCTGGAAGATTTCGCTCCGCTGCTGGAAGAGCAGAATAAAGAGATCTCTACCACTATCGCATTTGTTCGTGCCCTGAACGTGATGCTGAAGAACAAATCCATCAAAGACCGCCTCGTGCCGATTATCGCCGACGAAGCGCGTACTTTCGGTATGGAAGGTCTGTTCCGTCAGATCGGTATTTACAGCCCGAACGGCCAGCAGTACACCCCGCAGGACCGTGAGCAGGTTGCTTACTACAAAGAAGACGAGAAAGGCCAGATCCTGCAGGAAGGGATCAACGAGCTGGGCGCAGGCGCATCCTGGCTGGCTGCGGCGACTTCTTACAGCACCAACAACCTGCCGATGATCCCGTTCTACATCTACTACTCGATGTTCGGGTTCCAGCGTATCGGCGACCTGTGCTGGCAGGCAGGCGACCAGCAGGCTCGCGGCTTCCTGATCGGTGGTACTTCCGGTCGTACAACGCTGAACGGCGAAGGTCTGCAGCACGAAGATGGCCACAGCCATATTCAGTCGCTGACTATCCCGAACTGTATCTCTTACGATCCGTCCTATGCATACGAAGTGGCGGTCATCATGCATGATGGCCTGGAGCGTATGTACGGTGAGAAACAAGAGAACGTTTACTACTACATCACTACGCTGAACGAAAACTACCACATGCCGGCCATGCCGGAAGGCGCCGAGGAAGGTATCCGTAAAGGTATCTACAAACTCGAAACCATTGAAGGTAGCAAAGGTAAAGTTCAGCTGCTGGGCTCCGGTTCTATCCTGCGTCACGTTCGTGAAGCAGCGCAGATCCTGGCGAAAGACTACGGCGTGGGCTCTGACGTGTATAGCGTCACCTCCTTCACCGAACTGGCGCGTGATGGCCAGGATTGCGAACGCTGGAACATGCTGCACCCGCTGGAAACCCCGCGCGTGCCGTATATCGCTCAGGTAATGAACGACGCTCCGGCCGTGGCATCCACTGACTATATGAAACTGTTCGCTGAGCAGGTTCGTACTTATGTACCGGCTGATGATTACCGCGTACTGGGTACCGATGGCTTCGGTCGTTCCGACAGCCGTGAAAACCTGCGTCACCACTTCGAAGTCGATGCTTCCTATGTGGTCGTTGCAGCGCTGGGCGAACTGGCTAAACGTGGTGAAATCGATAAGAAAGTGGTGGCTGACGCTATCGCGAAATTCGACATCGATGCAGAAAAAGTTAACCCGCGTCTGGCGTAA
- the aceF gene encoding pyruvate dehydrogenase complex dihydrolipoyllysine-residue acetyltransferase, protein MAIEIKVPDIGADEVEITEILVKVGDKVEAEQSLITVEGDKASMEVPSPQAGVVKEIKVSVGDKTETGKLIMIFDSAEGAAAAAPAQEEKKEAAPAAPAAAAAAKEVHVPDIGGDEVEVTEIMVKVGDTIAAEQSLITVEGDKASMEVPAPFAGTVKEIKINTGDKVSTGSLIMIFEVAGAAPAAAPAQAAAPAAAAPAAAGGAKDVNVPDIGGDEVEVTEVMVKVGDKVAAEQSLITVEGDKASMEVPAPFAGTVKEIKISTGDKVKTGSLIMVFEVEGAAPAAAPAQAAAPAPAAAPAQAANPAAAPAAKAEGKTEFAENDAYVHATPLIRRLAREFGVNLAKVKGTGRKGRILREDVQAYVKDAVKRAESAPAAAAGGGIPGMLPWPKVDFSKFGEIEEVELGRIQKISGANLSRNWVMIPHVTHFDKTDITDLEAFRKQQNAEAEKRKLDVKFTPVVFIMKAVAAALEQMPRFNSSLSEDGQRLTLKKYINIGVAVDTPNGLVVPVFKDVNKKSITELSRELTTISKKARDGKLTAGEMQGGCFTISSIGGLGTTHFAPIVNAPEVAILGVSKSAMEPVWNGKEFVPRLMMPISLSFDHRVIDGADGARFITIINNTLSDIRRLVM, encoded by the coding sequence ATGGCTATCGAAATCAAAGTACCGGACATCGGGGCTGATGAAGTTGAAATCACCGAGATCCTGGTCAAAGTGGGCGACAAAGTAGAAGCTGAACAGTCGCTGATCACCGTAGAAGGCGATAAAGCCTCTATGGAAGTCCCGTCTCCGCAGGCTGGCGTCGTGAAAGAGATTAAAGTCTCCGTCGGCGACAAAACCGAGACTGGCAAACTGATTATGATTTTCGATTCCGCCGAGGGTGCAGCAGCCGCTGCACCTGCGCAGGAAGAGAAGAAAGAAGCCGCTCCGGCTGCGCCAGCAGCTGCCGCGGCAGCGAAAGAAGTTCACGTCCCGGATATCGGCGGCGATGAAGTTGAAGTTACCGAGATCATGGTTAAAGTGGGCGACACCATCGCCGCTGAGCAATCCCTGATCACCGTAGAAGGCGATAAAGCCTCTATGGAAGTGCCGGCGCCGTTCGCGGGTACCGTGAAAGAGATCAAAATCAACACCGGTGACAAAGTGTCCACCGGCTCCCTGATCATGATCTTCGAAGTGGCGGGCGCTGCGCCTGCCGCCGCACCTGCTCAGGCTGCTGCTCCGGCGGCGGCTGCTCCAGCTGCGGCTGGCGGTGCGAAAGACGTTAACGTACCGGACATCGGCGGCGACGAAGTTGAAGTCACCGAAGTGATGGTCAAAGTCGGCGATAAAGTGGCTGCTGAGCAGTCCCTGATCACCGTCGAAGGCGACAAAGCGTCTATGGAAGTGCCGGCGCCATTCGCAGGTACCGTCAAAGAGATCAAAATCAGCACCGGCGATAAAGTCAAAACCGGTTCCCTGATCATGGTCTTCGAAGTGGAAGGCGCTGCGCCTGCCGCCGCGCCGGCTCAGGCTGCTGCTCCGGCACCGGCTGCTGCACCGGCTCAGGCCGCTAATCCTGCCGCTGCACCGGCTGCGAAAGCAGAAGGCAAAACTGAATTCGCTGAAAACGATGCTTACGTTCACGCGACGCCGCTGATTCGCCGCCTGGCGCGCGAGTTCGGCGTTAACCTGGCAAAAGTGAAAGGCACCGGCCGTAAAGGTCGTATCCTGCGCGAAGACGTTCAGGCTTATGTGAAAGACGCGGTTAAACGCGCTGAATCCGCACCGGCGGCTGCCGCTGGCGGCGGTATCCCGGGCATGCTGCCATGGCCGAAGGTTGACTTCAGCAAGTTTGGTGAAATCGAAGAAGTGGAACTGGGTCGTATCCAGAAAATCTCTGGGGCTAACCTGAGCCGTAACTGGGTGATGATCCCGCACGTTACCCACTTCGACAAAACCGATATCACCGATCTGGAAGCGTTCCGTAAGCAGCAGAACGCCGAAGCTGAGAAGCGTAAACTGGACGTGAAATTCACCCCAGTGGTCTTCATCATGAAAGCCGTTGCCGCTGCGCTTGAGCAGATGCCGCGCTTCAACAGCTCGCTGTCCGAAGATGGTCAGCGCCTGACGCTGAAGAAATACATCAACATCGGTGTGGCGGTTGATACCCCGAACGGTCTGGTGGTTCCGGTCTTCAAAGACGTGAATAAGAAGAGCATCACCGAGCTGTCTCGTGAACTGACCACCATCTCGAAGAAAGCGCGCGATGGCAAGCTGACGGCTGGCGAAATGCAGGGCGGTTGCTTCACCATCTCCAGCATCGGCGGCCTGGGCACTACCCACTTCGCGCCGATTGTTAACGCGCCGGAAGTGGCCATCCTGGGCGTGTCTAAGTCCGCGATGGAGCCGGTATGGAATGGTAAAGAGTTCGTTCCGCGTCTGATGATGCCGATCTCTCTGTCCTTCGACCACCGCGTCATCGACGGTGCTGATGGTGCCCGCTTCATTACCATCATTAACAACACCTTGAGCGACATTCGCCGTCTGGTGATGTAA